A window of Streptomyces sp. SAI-127 contains these coding sequences:
- a CDS encoding non-ribosomal peptide synthetase: METVPHRTPGPIPDVTEYAVPLPDGTPTDPAALLTAHAKVLAALSGGTEGTPGDELRVTVTDGTLRLSHRTGAFDTETAARIAGYHLTALADPDRRSLLSEEELRFQLEELAGPVRALPDRRVHELFEERVGKHPDAVAAVQGERQWTYAELNSRANRVGRALLARGLEAEGVVAVVMERDLDWMAAVLGVLKAGGVYLPVEPHFPAERVSRTLSRAGCELVVTERGSTGSLSGTTATTLFVDAAYAESHADDDLGIPVAADQLAYIYFTSGSTGEPKGAMCEHAGFVNHVLAKVEDLGIGEDDVVAQTAPQCFDISLWQLLAGPVVGGRTLVVDQETVLDVPRFVDTVVRERVNVLQVVPSYLEAVLAELGQRPRELADLRCVSVTGEAVKRELVQRWFATAPGIRLANAYGLTETSDDTNHEVMDRVPDGDRVPLGRPVRNVRVYVVDEDLVPVPLGAPGEIVFSGVCVGRGYVNDPERTAAAFMEDPYRPGERLYRSGDVGRWRSDGRLEFLGRRDTQIKIRGFRVEIGEIENALLRVAGVRDGAVVVVRGTQLAAFCAGPEPVGADAVRERLAASLPDYMVPAVVHWREHLPLTANGKTDRRTLTALAEDLDAAVAVEPVTAGERRLADAWAEVLGVPADRIGRLDHFFDRGGTSLSAVRLAIALDRAITLKDVVRHPVLADLAGLLDRQH; the protein is encoded by the coding sequence ATGGAAACAGTTCCGCACCGCACGCCCGGTCCGATACCGGACGTCACCGAGTACGCGGTCCCGCTGCCCGACGGCACACCGACCGATCCGGCCGCGCTGCTGACGGCCCACGCCAAGGTCCTCGCCGCCCTCTCGGGCGGGACGGAGGGCACTCCCGGCGACGAGCTGCGGGTCACCGTCACCGACGGGACGCTGCGGCTGAGCCACCGCACCGGCGCCTTCGACACCGAAACCGCCGCCCGCATCGCCGGCTACCACCTCACCGCGCTCGCCGACCCGGACCGCAGGAGCCTGCTGTCCGAGGAGGAACTCCGCTTCCAGCTGGAGGAGTTGGCGGGACCGGTCCGTGCACTTCCGGACCGGCGGGTGCACGAGCTCTTCGAGGAGCGGGTCGGCAAGCACCCGGACGCCGTGGCCGCCGTACAGGGCGAGCGGCAGTGGACGTACGCCGAGCTCAACTCCCGAGCCAACCGGGTCGGCCGGGCGCTGCTGGCGCGCGGCCTGGAGGCCGAGGGGGTCGTCGCCGTCGTCATGGAGCGCGATCTGGACTGGATGGCGGCCGTCCTCGGCGTGCTCAAGGCCGGCGGGGTGTATCTGCCCGTCGAGCCGCACTTCCCGGCCGAACGGGTGTCCAGGACGCTGTCCCGGGCGGGCTGCGAGCTCGTCGTCACCGAGCGGGGCAGCACCGGCTCGCTCTCCGGGACGACGGCCACGACCCTGTTCGTGGACGCCGCGTACGCCGAGAGCCACGCGGACGACGATCTCGGGATCCCGGTCGCGGCGGACCAACTGGCCTACATCTACTTCACGTCCGGCTCCACCGGCGAGCCGAAGGGCGCGATGTGCGAGCACGCCGGCTTCGTCAACCACGTGCTCGCCAAGGTCGAGGACCTGGGGATCGGCGAGGACGACGTGGTCGCGCAGACCGCGCCGCAGTGCTTCGACATCTCCCTGTGGCAGCTGCTCGCCGGGCCGGTCGTCGGCGGGCGGACGCTGGTCGTCGACCAGGAGACCGTCCTGGACGTGCCGCGGTTCGTGGACACGGTGGTCCGGGAGCGGGTCAACGTGCTCCAGGTCGTGCCGTCGTACCTGGAGGCCGTGCTCGCGGAGTTGGGGCAGCGGCCGCGCGAACTGGCCGACCTGCGCTGTGTGTCGGTGACCGGCGAGGCGGTGAAGCGGGAGCTGGTGCAGCGCTGGTTCGCCACCGCGCCCGGCATCCGCCTCGCCAACGCCTACGGGCTGACCGAGACCTCCGACGACACCAACCACGAGGTCATGGACCGGGTGCCGGACGGCGACCGGGTCCCGCTCGGGCGGCCGGTGCGCAATGTGCGGGTGTACGTCGTCGACGAGGACCTGGTGCCCGTGCCGCTCGGCGCTCCGGGCGAGATCGTCTTCTCCGGGGTGTGCGTGGGGCGCGGGTACGTCAACGACCCCGAGCGCACCGCGGCCGCCTTCATGGAGGACCCGTACCGGCCCGGCGAGCGGCTCTACCGCAGTGGTGACGTGGGGCGCTGGCGGTCCGACGGCCGACTGGAGTTCCTCGGCCGCCGGGACACCCAGATCAAGATCCGCGGGTTCCGCGTGGAGATCGGCGAGATCGAGAACGCGCTGCTGCGGGTGGCCGGGGTGCGTGACGGGGCCGTCGTGGTCGTACGGGGGACGCAGCTCGCCGCGTTCTGCGCCGGGCCCGAGCCGGTGGGCGCGGACGCGGTGCGGGAACGGCTGGCCGCGTCGCTGCCGGACTACATGGTGCCCGCCGTCGTGCACTGGCGGGAGCACCTGCCGCTGACGGCCAACGGCAAGACCGACCGCCGGACGCTGACCGCGCTCGCCGAGGACCTCGACGCCGCTGTGGCCGTCGAGCCGGTCACGGCCGGCGAGCGGCGGCTCGCGGATGCCTGGGCCGAGGTGCTCGGGGTCCCCGCCGACCGGATCGGCCGCCTCGACCACTTCTTCGACCGCGGCGGCACCTCGCTGTCCGCCGTGCGTCTCGCGATCGCCCTGGACCGGGCGATCACCCTCAAGGACGTCGTCCGCCACCCGGTCCTCGCGGACCTGGCGGGCCTGCTCGACCGGCAGCACTGA
- a CDS encoding Pls/PosA family non-ribosomal peptide synthetase — MVNPGEITTVAPVDGTAQVFAEVLAGVVKTDQVPLDSHFFDDLGANSLVMAQFCARVRKRDDLPPVSMRDIYGHPTIRGLATALAEIPAAGPAPARPTEPPPPPGSTARYVLCGFVQFLVFVLYCLAAGIATAEGYRWISGGDGVLSVYLRSLVFGGTLFLAVCTLPVVAKWVLVGRWKETEFPVWGLAYVRFWTVKALLHANPMILFTGNPLYVLYLRALGARIGPGVTILSHSVPVCTDLLTVGAGTVIRKDALFLGYRAHAGRIRTGPVTLGRDVFVGEKTVLDIGTSIGDGGQLGHSSALYDGAAIPAGQRWHGSPARPTDVDHIRVPATRCGTARRAGYALTALLQTLLVYVPLGIGGVFLVMDLVPALDPLLEPNAQERASAAFYAEALALSVALFTGSVVLGLLTVTVLPRLLNLTLKADRVYPLYGFHYSVQRAIARMTNIKFFKWLCGDSSYIVHYLRSIGYDLSHVEQTGSNFGTEVSHETPYLATVGSGTMVADGLSILNAEYSSTSFRVSRVAIGPRNFLGNHIAYPIGGRTGDNCLLATKVLVPLDGELREGVGLLGSPPFEIPRTVERDTRFDHLREGDELRRRLSGKNRFNARSMALFLFLRWLHWFMLTLLGFAVVDLYGGQGALGGLLIGGYLMASLALTCAYYILVERVITRFRPLEPQLCSIYEPYFWWHERLWKVPDGQLKVFNGTPFKNVIWRLMGVRLGRRVFDDGVAITERSLTSIGSDCTLGAHSKVQAHSQEDGTFKSDHITIGDGCTVGAGALVHYGVSMGDGAVLGPDSFLMKGEEMPSGAHWGGNPAVALRRA; from the coding sequence GTGGTAAATCCCGGCGAGATCACGACAGTCGCCCCGGTGGACGGCACCGCCCAGGTCTTCGCCGAGGTGCTGGCCGGGGTCGTGAAGACGGATCAAGTACCTCTCGACAGCCACTTCTTCGACGACCTGGGTGCCAACTCCCTGGTCATGGCGCAGTTCTGCGCCCGGGTCAGGAAGCGGGACGATCTGCCGCCGGTGTCGATGAGGGACATCTACGGCCACCCGACGATCCGCGGTCTGGCCACGGCTCTCGCCGAGATCCCGGCCGCCGGACCGGCTCCCGCACGGCCGACCGAACCGCCTCCGCCGCCGGGCAGCACCGCCCGCTATGTCCTGTGCGGGTTCGTGCAGTTCCTCGTCTTCGTCCTGTACTGCCTCGCCGCGGGGATCGCCACCGCCGAGGGGTACCGCTGGATATCCGGCGGCGACGGCGTGCTCTCCGTCTACCTGCGCTCCCTGGTCTTCGGCGGCACGCTGTTCCTGGCCGTCTGCACCCTGCCCGTGGTGGCGAAGTGGGTGCTGGTGGGCCGGTGGAAGGAGACGGAGTTCCCGGTGTGGGGCCTGGCCTACGTCCGCTTCTGGACCGTCAAGGCACTGCTGCACGCCAATCCGATGATCCTTTTCACCGGCAACCCGCTGTACGTCCTGTACCTGCGGGCCCTCGGCGCCCGTATCGGCCCGGGCGTCACGATCCTGTCCCACTCGGTGCCGGTCTGCACCGACCTGCTGACCGTCGGCGCCGGGACGGTGATCCGCAAGGACGCCCTGTTCCTCGGCTACCGGGCGCACGCGGGCCGGATCCGCACCGGACCGGTCACCCTGGGCCGGGACGTCTTCGTCGGCGAGAAGACGGTCCTCGACATCGGCACGTCCATCGGCGACGGCGGCCAGCTGGGCCACTCCTCCGCGCTGTACGACGGCGCCGCCATACCCGCCGGGCAGCGCTGGCACGGCTCCCCGGCCCGTCCCACCGACGTCGACCACATCCGTGTCCCGGCCACCCGCTGCGGCACCGCGCGCCGGGCCGGCTATGCCCTCACGGCCCTGCTCCAGACACTGCTCGTGTACGTCCCGCTCGGCATCGGCGGCGTCTTCCTGGTGATGGACCTCGTGCCGGCACTGGACCCGCTGCTCGAACCGAACGCGCAGGAACGGGCGTCGGCGGCCTTCTACGCCGAGGCGCTGGCCCTGTCCGTCGCCCTCTTCACCGGTTCCGTGGTCCTCGGCCTCCTCACCGTGACGGTGCTGCCGCGGCTGCTGAACCTGACCCTGAAGGCGGACCGGGTCTATCCGCTGTACGGCTTCCACTACTCGGTGCAGCGCGCGATCGCCCGCATGACCAACATCAAGTTCTTCAAGTGGCTGTGCGGCGACAGCTCGTACATCGTCCACTACCTGCGGTCCATCGGCTACGACCTCTCGCACGTCGAGCAGACCGGCTCGAACTTCGGCACCGAGGTGTCGCACGAGACGCCGTACCTGGCCACCGTCGGCAGCGGCACGATGGTCGCCGACGGGCTCTCGATCCTCAACGCCGAGTACTCCAGTACGTCGTTCCGGGTCTCGCGGGTGGCGATCGGGCCGCGCAACTTCCTCGGCAACCACATCGCCTACCCGATCGGCGGACGTACCGGCGACAACTGCCTGCTCGCGACGAAGGTGCTGGTCCCGCTCGACGGTGAACTGCGCGAGGGCGTGGGCCTGCTGGGCTCGCCGCCGTTCGAGATCCCGCGCACGGTGGAGCGCGACACCCGCTTCGACCACCTGCGCGAGGGCGACGAACTGCGCCGCCGGCTGTCCGGCAAGAACCGCTTCAACGCCCGCTCGATGGCGCTGTTCCTGTTCCTGCGCTGGCTGCACTGGTTCATGCTGACGCTGCTCGGTTTCGCGGTCGTCGATCTCTACGGCGGCCAGGGCGCCCTCGGCGGCCTGCTCATCGGCGGCTACCTGATGGCAAGCCTCGCACTGACCTGCGCCTACTACATCCTGGTGGAGCGCGTGATCACCCGGTTCCGGCCGCTGGAGCCGCAGTTGTGCTCCATCTACGAGCCGTACTTCTGGTGGCACGAGCGGCTGTGGAAGGTGCCGGACGGCCAGCTCAAGGTCTTCAACGGCACCCCGTTCAAGAACGTCATCTGGCGGCTGATGGGCGTACGGCTCGGTCGCCGGGTCTTCGACGACGGCGTCGCCATCACCGAGCGGTCGCTCACGTCGATCGGCAGCGACTGCACGCTCGGCGCCCACTCCAAGGTGCAGGCCCACTCCCAGGAGGACGGCACCTTCAAGTCCGACCACATCACGATCGGCGACGGCTGCACCGTCGGTGCGGGCGCGCTGGTCCACTACGGCGTCTCGATGGGCGACGGTGCCGTACTCGGTCCCGACTCCTTCCTGATGAAGGGCGAGGAGATGCCGTCGGGGGCGCACTGGGGCGGGAATCCGGCGGTGGCACTGCGCCGCGCCTGA
- a CDS encoding TauD/TfdA family dioxygenase — protein MSSMNLLPNLDLAPDSPPILHAKSGEDPAGWAAEHHDTLRALVLEHGGVLVRGLGLSDPATTEAVFRRLTSGLMPDHEPFAPRRSYGGGVYSTTKWPPNQQMCMHHEVSYGLEFPGLLLFACLEAPGTGGATALADASAVLRDLPRELVSRFEREGWLLTRSYHEEIGASVEEAFGTDDRAAVERYCRRHAIEFAWQSDGSLHTRQRRGAVLRHPDSGLPCWFNQIAFLNEWTMEPEVHEYLVDMYGADGLPFNTRFGDGDPIDVDVVRTINEVYDAHTVREPWQDGDLLLVDNIRTAHSREPFEGPREVLAALGNPVSRTDGEVSGV, from the coding sequence ATGTCATCCATGAATCTCCTTCCGAACCTGGACCTGGCACCGGACAGTCCGCCGATCCTGCACGCCAAGTCCGGTGAAGATCCGGCCGGTTGGGCGGCCGAGCACCACGACACGCTGCGTGCCCTCGTCCTCGAGCACGGTGGTGTCCTGGTGCGCGGTCTGGGCCTTTCGGACCCCGCGACCACCGAGGCCGTCTTCCGGCGGCTGACCAGCGGCCTGATGCCCGACCACGAGCCCTTCGCACCGCGGCGCAGCTACGGGGGCGGCGTGTACTCGACGACCAAGTGGCCGCCGAACCAGCAGATGTGCATGCACCACGAGGTCAGCTACGGCCTGGAGTTCCCGGGTCTGCTCCTGTTCGCCTGTCTGGAGGCGCCCGGGACCGGGGGCGCGACCGCGCTCGCCGACGCGTCCGCGGTGCTGCGGGACCTGCCCCGCGAGCTGGTCTCCCGCTTCGAGCGCGAGGGCTGGCTGCTGACCCGCTCGTACCACGAGGAGATCGGCGCCTCGGTCGAGGAGGCGTTCGGCACGGACGACCGCGCCGCCGTCGAGCGCTACTGCCGCCGGCACGCCATCGAGTTCGCCTGGCAGAGCGACGGCTCCCTGCACACCCGGCAGCGGCGCGGCGCGGTGCTCCGGCACCCGGACTCCGGCCTGCCCTGCTGGTTCAACCAGATCGCGTTCCTCAACGAGTGGACCATGGAGCCGGAAGTGCACGAATACCTGGTGGACATGTACGGCGCCGACGGGCTGCCTTTCAACACCCGCTTCGGCGACGGCGATCCGATCGACGTGGACGTCGTGCGGACGATCAACGAGGTGTACGACGCCCACACCGTGCGCGAGCCGTGGCAGGACGGGGATCTGCTGCTCGTCGACAACATCCGTACGGCACACAGCCGCGAGCCCTTCGAGGGACCGCGCGAGGTGCTGGCCGCGCTCGGCAACCCGGTGTCGCGCACCGACGGCGAGGTGAGCGGCGTATGA
- the sbnA gene encoding 2,3-diaminopropionate biosynthesis protein SbnA, translated as MPVISDPSEYNESDLYVDLRAALELPLFLKCEGFNFAGSIKLKAAREMVNAAERDGTLRPGSILVESSSGNLGVALSVIAASRGYRFLCVTDSRCNLATIRLMEALGSRVHVVREPDLHDGYLGARLAYVRALCASDERYVWLNQYSNEGNWRAHYRTTAPDIARRFPDLDVLFVGAGTTGTLMGCARWFWQWRRPVRIVAVDSVGSITFGGPPGVRMIPGLGTSVPPQLLDKSYIDDVVLVEEPDTLQVCRRLAARGFLFGGSTGTVVSGADQWLSAHGRRGLTAVAIAPDLGERYLDTVYRPGWPHGMPEADPVHHPAEAMAHLA; from the coding sequence ATGCCCGTCATATCCGATCCTTCGGAGTACAACGAGTCCGACCTCTACGTCGACCTGCGGGCGGCGCTGGAGCTTCCGCTGTTCCTGAAGTGCGAGGGTTTCAACTTCGCCGGGTCCATCAAGCTGAAGGCGGCCCGCGAGATGGTGAACGCCGCCGAGCGCGACGGCACCCTGCGGCCCGGTTCGATCCTGGTCGAGTCGTCGTCGGGGAACCTGGGGGTGGCCCTGAGCGTGATCGCGGCGAGCCGGGGCTACCGGTTCCTGTGCGTGACCGACTCACGGTGCAACCTGGCGACGATCCGGCTGATGGAGGCACTCGGCAGCCGGGTGCACGTGGTCAGGGAGCCGGACCTGCACGACGGTTATCTGGGCGCCCGGCTCGCCTACGTGCGGGCGCTGTGCGCCTCGGACGAGCGGTACGTGTGGCTCAACCAGTACAGCAACGAGGGGAACTGGCGGGCGCACTACCGCACCACCGCACCGGACATCGCGCGCCGCTTCCCCGACCTGGACGTCCTGTTCGTGGGGGCCGGCACCACGGGGACCCTGATGGGCTGTGCCCGCTGGTTCTGGCAGTGGCGGCGGCCGGTGCGGATCGTCGCCGTCGACAGTGTCGGCTCGATCACCTTCGGCGGGCCGCCCGGCGTGCGGATGATCCCGGGGCTCGGCACCAGTGTGCCGCCGCAGCTGCTCGACAAGTCGTACATCGACGACGTGGTGCTCGTCGAGGAACCGGACACCCTCCAGGTCTGCCGCCGGCTGGCCGCCCGGGGTTTCCTGTTCGGCGGCTCCACCGGCACGGTCGTCAGCGGCGCGGACCAGTGGCTGTCCGCGCACGGCCGCCGCGGGCTCACCGCGGTCGCCATCGCACCGGACCTCGGCGAACGCTACCTCGACACGGTGTACCGACCCGGCTGGCCGCACGGCATGCCCGAGGCGGACCCGGTCCACCACCCGGCGGAGGCGATGGCCCACCTCGCCTGA
- a CDS encoding YihY/virulence factor BrkB family protein: protein MQAASESPQRPPSGRLHRARALYRNVSKRRTAWLLLKDTVNSCIEYRILGLAAEAAFFSLLSVPPLLLSLIGLLGYVDDWTGTDSISSLEANILDAARTVLSDKGVRQIAQPILDDVMKGGRPDVISVGFLFALWSGSRAVNVFIDTITVMYGLDGVRGIVKTRLVAFALFIAALLIGSVALPLMVAGPDAVVRIVPWSATVVQVLYWPVVIILSIAFLTTLYHLSVPVRSPWIEDVPGALVALAMWVLGSFLLRIYLQSTIEGATIYGSLAAAVAVLLWIGVSAFAVLVGAAVNAAIDRVWPAAATAAARAANERVREAQVAEYVARAAALHDTDIDPEDPDMPSEFPERWSRFLPPEDVTSRLRTHAKTTHPPQKPDDS, encoded by the coding sequence GTGCAGGCAGCAAGCGAATCCCCTCAGCGGCCCCCCTCCGGCCGGCTCCACCGGGCCCGTGCCCTCTACCGGAACGTCTCGAAGCGCAGGACCGCCTGGCTGCTGCTCAAGGACACCGTCAACTCGTGCATCGAGTACCGCATCCTGGGGCTCGCCGCCGAGGCCGCGTTCTTCTCGCTGCTGTCCGTGCCCCCGCTGCTGCTCAGCCTCATCGGACTGCTCGGCTACGTCGACGACTGGACCGGCACCGACAGCATCAGCAGCCTGGAGGCCAACATCCTGGACGCGGCGCGCACGGTCCTGTCCGACAAGGGCGTACGGCAGATCGCGCAGCCGATCCTCGACGACGTGATGAAGGGCGGCAGGCCCGACGTCATCTCCGTCGGCTTCCTGTTCGCCCTGTGGTCCGGGTCCCGCGCCGTGAACGTCTTCATCGACACCATCACCGTCATGTACGGCCTCGACGGGGTCCGCGGCATCGTCAAGACCCGGCTCGTGGCGTTCGCCCTGTTCATCGCGGCCCTGCTGATCGGCTCGGTGGCACTGCCGCTGATGGTGGCGGGGCCGGACGCGGTGGTGCGGATCGTGCCCTGGTCGGCGACGGTGGTGCAGGTCCTGTACTGGCCCGTGGTGATCATCCTGTCCATCGCCTTCCTGACCACGCTGTACCACCTGTCGGTACCGGTGCGCTCACCGTGGATCGAGGACGTCCCCGGCGCGCTGGTGGCGCTCGCCATGTGGGTGCTGGGGAGCTTCCTGCTCCGGATCTACCTCCAGAGCACGATCGAGGGTGCGACGATCTACGGCTCGCTGGCCGCGGCCGTGGCGGTGCTCCTGTGGATCGGGGTGTCGGCCTTCGCGGTCCTGGTGGGCGCCGCGGTCAACGCCGCGATCGACCGCGTCTGGCCGGCGGCGGCGACGGCGGCGGCGCGCGCGGCGAACGAGCGGGTGCGGGAGGCGCAGGTCGCCGAGTACGTCGCCCGGGCGGCCGCACTCCACGACACCGACATCGACCCCGAGGACCCCGACATGCCCTCGGAGTTCCCGGAGCGGTGGTCGCGCTTCCTGCCGCCGGAGGATGTGACGTCGCGGCTGCGGACACACGCGAAGACGACGCACCCCCCGCAGAAACCGGACGATTCCTGA
- the sbnB gene encoding 2,3-diaminopropionate biosynthesis protein SbnB → MSTVGAPTFALVTGAQVQQALHGREPEIADLVEAVYRLHGAGDSVNPPSYFLRFPDRPSSRIIALPASLGGPLRVDGLKWVSSFPENIKSGLPRASAVLILNDPVTGYPFACLESSVISATRTASSAALAAGKLSAGRSRPTRVGFIGTGLIARYIHTHLAATGWEFEETGVHDLSAESAAGFRGYLERSGAPGKAVVHDTAESLIRSSDLVVFATVAGTPHVHDPSWFGHHPLVLHVSLRDLDPEILLASANFVDDVEHCLKAETSPHLAEQLTGSRDFIDGTLDDVLTGRVTVPTDRTVVFSPFGLGVLDLAVGRFVHDELARRGELHVVDGFFNELRRYG, encoded by the coding sequence ATGAGCACCGTCGGCGCACCGACCTTCGCGCTCGTCACCGGCGCACAGGTCCAGCAGGCCCTGCACGGGCGGGAACCGGAGATCGCGGATCTCGTCGAGGCCGTGTACCGGCTGCACGGCGCGGGCGACTCGGTGAACCCTCCGTCGTACTTCCTGCGGTTCCCGGACCGCCCGTCGTCACGGATCATCGCGTTGCCCGCCTCACTGGGCGGACCGCTGAGGGTGGACGGCCTGAAGTGGGTCTCCAGTTTCCCGGAGAACATCAAGTCCGGGCTGCCGCGCGCGTCGGCCGTGCTGATCCTCAACGACCCGGTCACCGGCTACCCGTTCGCCTGCCTGGAGAGTTCCGTCATCAGCGCGACGCGTACGGCGTCGTCGGCGGCGCTGGCGGCCGGGAAGCTCAGCGCGGGCCGGAGCCGTCCCACCCGGGTGGGCTTCATCGGCACCGGGCTGATCGCCCGCTACATCCACACCCATCTCGCCGCCACCGGCTGGGAGTTCGAGGAGACGGGGGTGCACGACCTGTCGGCCGAGAGCGCCGCCGGGTTCCGCGGCTATCTGGAGCGGTCCGGCGCTCCGGGGAAGGCCGTCGTGCACGACACGGCCGAATCCCTCATCCGCTCCAGCGACCTGGTCGTGTTCGCCACCGTCGCCGGCACACCGCACGTCCACGACCCGTCGTGGTTCGGCCATCACCCCCTGGTCCTGCATGTCTCGCTGCGCGATCTCGACCCGGAGATCCTGCTCGCGTCCGCCAACTTCGTCGACGACGTCGAGCACTGCCTCAAGGCCGAGACCTCCCCGCATCTGGCCGAACAGCTCACGGGGAGCAGGGACTTCATCGACGGCACGCTCGACGACGTGCTGACCGGACGGGTGACCGTCCCGACGGACCGGACGGTGGTGTTCTCCCCCTTCGGCCTGGGGGTGCTCGACCTCGCCGTCGGCCGGTTCGTCCACGACGAACTGGCCCGGCGCGGCGAACTGCACGTCGTCGACGGGTTCTTCAACGAGTTGCGCCGGTACGGCTGA
- a CDS encoding heparan-alpha-glucosaminide N-acetyltransferase domain-containing protein has translation MTVPYAPKHAVPRIVGVDVARGLALLGMFSVHVFGAFDEAGSVTPAWMFAGGRSSATFAVTAGIGLAFTTGGRRPVTGRPAAAAVAARAGVIALIGLLLGYASRAADLDVDVILAFYALLFLIAIPLLGLAPRTLAFLSLALALGAPLAVHALRGVLPEPAFDGDPTLQDVVTDPLGLVSDLLVHGDYPVLAWTAYLCAGLALGRMNLTSRRAAPRLFGGGLALVAGVWLVSSLVLFRYDGLRYLWRAEFPGASRAEALWDSPDGETWWALLSRAPHATTPFDMLLTLGSATAILGGALLLTRSALLARALTPLAAAGSMPLTLYVAHVLLLATGALSGSPGLLYAVMATGALLFALSWRHVGRGPLETVVAGAARRCREAVTPARSQEPVETPARLSKHTE, from the coding sequence ATGACTGTTCCGTATGCGCCGAAGCATGCCGTGCCGCGAATCGTGGGGGTCGATGTGGCACGGGGTCTCGCCCTGCTCGGTATGTTCTCCGTTCACGTGTTCGGTGCGTTCGACGAGGCCGGCTCGGTCACACCCGCCTGGATGTTCGCGGGCGGCCGTTCCTCGGCGACCTTCGCCGTGACGGCCGGGATCGGCCTGGCCTTCACGACCGGCGGGCGACGGCCGGTGACCGGGCGGCCCGCGGCCGCCGCGGTGGCGGCCCGTGCCGGCGTCATCGCGCTGATCGGGCTGCTGCTCGGCTACGCCTCACGCGCGGCGGACCTGGACGTGGACGTCATTCTGGCGTTCTACGCCCTGTTGTTCCTGATCGCGATCCCGCTGCTGGGCCTTGCTCCGCGCACCCTGGCCTTCCTGTCCCTGGCCCTGGCCCTGGGCGCCCCGCTCGCCGTGCACGCGCTGCGGGGCGTACTGCCGGAGCCCGCCTTCGACGGCGACCCGACCCTCCAGGACGTGGTCACCGACCCGCTCGGCCTGGTGTCGGACCTGCTGGTCCATGGCGACTACCCGGTGCTCGCCTGGACCGCCTATCTGTGCGCCGGCCTCGCCCTCGGCCGGATGAACCTGACGTCACGAAGGGCCGCACCCCGGCTTTTCGGCGGCGGTCTCGCGCTGGTGGCCGGGGTCTGGCTGGTGTCGTCCCTGGTCCTGTTCCGGTACGACGGGCTCCGGTACCTGTGGCGCGCGGAGTTCCCCGGTGCCTCCCGCGCCGAGGCCCTGTGGGACAGCCCCGACGGCGAGACCTGGTGGGCGCTGCTCTCCCGGGCGCCGCACGCGACCACGCCCTTCGACATGCTCCTCACCCTGGGCTCGGCGACGGCGATCCTCGGCGGCGCCCTGCTGCTGACCAGGAGCGCCCTCCTCGCACGGGCGCTCACGCCGCTCGCGGCGGCGGGCAGCATGCCGCTGACCCTCTACGTCGCCCATGTGCTCCTTCTCGCCACCGGCGCACTCTCCGGCTCCCCCGGGCTCCTCTACGCCGTCATGGCGACCGGAGCGCTCCTCTTCGCCCTCTCGTGGCGGCACGTCGGGCGTGGCCCGCTGGAAACGGTCGTCGCAGGCGCGGCCCGGCGGTGTCGCGAGGCCGTAACACCGGCGCGGTCGCAGGAACCGGTGGAGACCCCGGCCCGACTTAGCAAGCACACCGAATAG